Proteins encoded in a region of the Pseudothermotoga elfii DSM 9442 = NBRC 107921 genome:
- a CDS encoding FGGY-family carbohydrate kinase: MSDVILTIDCGTQSLRALLFDPDGKLVEMHKEEYPQTYTSPKPGWAEQDVEVYIKALSKACSIVKEKNSALWKKITAVTVTTQRDTCVFLDKDGSPLKPAILWLDQRMAEFDSRLPLHYKIGFKIVGMNKAAMISAKKCKANWVRQNEPEIWQKTHKFLLLSGWFHYLLTGKFIDSVANQIGHIPFNYKKLTWADPKHDYQPYLFQIEKDKLPDLAQPATVIGTLTKKASQLTQIAEGTPVIAAGSDKGCETIALGCLTESVACASLGTTTTMQITSRKYLEPLKFMPSYPAVIPYRFNPEVEIFRGFWMVSWFKKEFGSYESQIAQEKGITAEDVFDELLKITKPGSLGLMLQPYWGAGLKMPEARGAIIGFGDVHNRAYLYRAIIEGLSYALKDAAEKIEKVSHTSIEKVMVTGGGSKSDFVCQTLADVLNKETVRGETYEGSGLGAAIVGFVGIKYYSSFEDAVQKMVRYSKQFIPNKERAKLYSQLYEHVYKKMYARLCPLYRSMQKITGYPEC, from the coding sequence ATGTCTGATGTGATACTTACAATAGACTGCGGCACACAAAGCTTGAGGGCACTTCTTTTTGATCCAGATGGTAAATTAGTAGAAATGCATAAAGAAGAATACCCACAAACTTACACCTCACCAAAACCCGGCTGGGCTGAACAGGATGTAGAAGTTTACATAAAAGCACTCTCAAAAGCCTGCTCGATTGTTAAAGAAAAAAACAGCGCTCTGTGGAAAAAGATAACAGCTGTAACAGTAACCACACAGCGAGATACCTGTGTTTTCTTGGACAAAGATGGGAGTCCATTGAAGCCAGCAATCCTGTGGTTAGATCAACGAATGGCTGAGTTTGACAGCAGACTGCCTTTACATTACAAAATAGGCTTTAAGATAGTTGGAATGAACAAAGCAGCTATGATCTCGGCAAAAAAATGTAAGGCAAACTGGGTCAGACAGAATGAACCTGAGATCTGGCAGAAAACTCACAAGTTTCTGTTGCTGTCTGGTTGGTTTCACTATCTTCTCACTGGTAAGTTCATAGATTCGGTTGCTAATCAAATAGGTCACATACCATTTAACTACAAAAAACTCACATGGGCTGATCCAAAACACGATTATCAGCCTTATTTATTTCAAATAGAGAAAGACAAACTTCCCGATCTGGCCCAACCGGCAACTGTGATAGGAACTCTAACAAAGAAAGCATCACAGCTGACTCAAATTGCAGAAGGAACTCCAGTAATAGCCGCTGGATCAGACAAAGGTTGTGAAACTATTGCGCTGGGATGTTTGACAGAATCTGTTGCATGTGCAAGCCTTGGTACAACAACCACGATGCAAATAACTTCCAGAAAATACCTTGAGCCGTTAAAATTCATGCCTTCATACCCGGCTGTGATTCCATATCGTTTCAATCCAGAAGTCGAGATATTCAGGGGTTTCTGGATGGTTAGCTGGTTTAAGAAAGAGTTTGGCAGTTATGAATCTCAGATAGCACAGGAAAAAGGCATAACAGCCGAAGATGTCTTTGACGAATTGTTGAAAATAACCAAGCCTGGTTCGCTTGGTTTGATGCTTCAGCCTTATTGGGGCGCCGGTTTGAAAATGCCAGAAGCAAGAGGGGCAATCATAGGGTTTGGGGATGTGCATAACAGAGCTTATCTATATAGGGCAATAATAGAGGGTCTTTCCTATGCGTTGAAAGACGCGGCAGAAAAAATAGAAAAAGTTTCCCACACATCTATTGAAAAAGTCATGGTGACAGGCGGAGGATCAAAATCAGATTTTGTTTGCCAGACTTTGGCAGATGTTCTGAATAAAGAGACGGTCAGGGGTGAAACCTACGAAGGTTCTGGTTTGGGAGCAGCCATAGTCGGATTTGTTGGAATAAAATACTATTCTTCCTTTGAGGATGCTGTTCAAAAAATGGTTAGATACAGCAAGCAATTTATTCCAAATAAAGAGCGTGCAAAACTTTACTCCCAGCTTTATGAACATGTTTACAAAAAAATGTATGCCAGATTGTGTCCATTGTATAGATCCATGCAAAAGATAACTGGTTATCCAGAATGTTGA
- a CDS encoding ATP-grasp domain-containing protein, translating to MKIHEYVGKNVLKENGFNVPKSVLINGPFERRDLEQLDLPHVLKAQVLVGGRMKAGGVVFSRSYEETYQKISYLLGRKIKGEKCTKVLVEEVFEHDREEYLSILIDRDIRDITVLYSEFGGIDIEDVEKQKIVKIKMEDISKLPDHVRDITYKLVNLFIEKDLTLLEINPIAFNNKDEYMMLDCVMHIDENALYRQNWCPQIPSFDPELQGDVGIIGCGAGIVMATFDAVIECGLKPGAFCDLGGGAKKENALKVLNDLSKRNKKIVANIFGGITDTMEIASAIIECKGKNPEIQIFARITGNNEMFSRKLLTENGIKVFDSTTDLINALRRESYVL from the coding sequence ATGAAAATTCACGAATATGTCGGAAAAAATGTTCTAAAAGAAAACGGATTTAATGTACCAAAATCCGTATTGATCAACGGGCCTTTTGAACGAAGAGATCTTGAACAACTCGATCTTCCACATGTTTTGAAAGCCCAGGTTCTGGTTGGAGGGAGAATGAAAGCTGGTGGTGTGGTTTTCTCCAGATCATACGAAGAAACTTACCAGAAAATTTCATATCTACTTGGAAGAAAAATAAAAGGAGAAAAGTGTACAAAGGTGCTCGTTGAGGAAGTTTTTGAACACGATAGAGAAGAATATTTATCAATATTGATTGATAGAGACATTAGAGATATAACAGTACTCTATTCCGAATTCGGCGGGATTGATATAGAAGATGTGGAAAAGCAAAAAATAGTCAAAATTAAGATGGAAGATATCAGTAAATTACCAGATCACGTACGTGATATAACTTATAAACTGGTAAATCTTTTTATAGAAAAAGATTTGACACTTCTTGAAATTAATCCGATCGCTTTCAACAACAAAGATGAATATATGATGCTGGATTGTGTTATGCATATCGATGAAAATGCTCTTTATAGACAAAATTGGTGTCCACAAATTCCCAGCTTTGATCCTGAACTTCAAGGTGATGTGGGAATAATTGGTTGTGGAGCCGGTATTGTCATGGCAACTTTCGATGCAGTTATCGAATGCGGCCTTAAACCCGGCGCTTTCTGCGATCTCGGCGGCGGAGCAAAAAAAGAAAATGCACTGAAAGTGTTAAATGATCTAAGTAAAAGAAATAAAAAAATAGTCGCAAATATATTCGGTGGTATTACCGATACTATGGAAATTGCTTCAGCAATCATCGAATGTAAAGGGAAGAACCCGGAAATTCAAATCTTCGCCCGAATAACAGGAAACAATGAGATGTTTTCCAGAAAACTTTTAACAGAAAATGGAATAAAGGTTTTCGACAGCACCACAGATCTTATAAACGCTCTAAGGAGGGAGAGCTATGTTTTGTAA
- a CDS encoding succinate--CoA ligase subunit alpha, protein MFCKSDRVCVYGITGKYGSHHTIKMKNYGTNIICGVSKRKITEFEGIPVYKTLKEAKENPDTAIIFVPKEEVLNAFLDAVENSIKKIVIISEHVPIHDALKITKISKKLGIKVVGPNCPGVIVPGEVKVGIMPEKYFKPGEFALISRSGTLMYEIARIISKADGIKIAMGLGGDPVVGTNVAEAFDEIENMSIRKVMVIGEIGGNDEVNGIKYAREKGFDGEIFSFFAGRYAPEGVRMGHAGAIIEGESGRVQYKEEKLRQYDVKTIRNLFELEKIFN, encoded by the coding sequence ATGTTTTGTAAATCTGACAGGGTCTGTGTTTATGGAATTACTGGAAAATATGGTAGTCATCATACAATAAAAATGAAAAACTATGGCACAAATATTATTTGTGGTGTTTCAAAAAGAAAAATCACAGAATTTGAGGGTATCCCAGTTTACAAGACACTGAAAGAGGCAAAAGAAAATCCCGATACTGCTATCATCTTTGTTCCAAAAGAAGAAGTTCTGAATGCCTTTCTTGACGCTGTAGAAAATAGCATCAAGAAAATCGTCATCATAAGCGAGCATGTTCCTATTCACGATGCACTGAAAATAACCAAGATTTCGAAAAAACTTGGCATAAAAGTTGTAGGACCAAATTGTCCAGGGGTGATTGTTCCTGGGGAAGTGAAAGTGGGGATAATGCCGGAAAAATACTTTAAACCCGGTGAATTTGCGTTGATTTCAAGAAGTGGCACCTTGATGTATGAAATTGCCAGGATTATTTCAAAGGCAGATGGCATAAAGATCGCTATGGGGCTCGGAGGAGATCCAGTAGTAGGCACCAACGTTGCAGAAGCATTTGATGAAATTGAAAATATGAGTATAAGAAAAGTCATGGTTATTGGCGAAATAGGTGGAAATGACGAAGTAAACGGCATCAAATATGCCAGAGAGAAAGGTTTTGATGGAGAAATATTCTCTTTCTTTGCAGGTAGATATGCGCCCGAAGGAGTCAGGATGGGCCACGCTGGTGCAATTATAGAGGGAGAGTCTGGAAGGGTGCAATATAAAGAAGAAAAATTGAGGCAGTATGACGTCAAAACAATTAGAAATTTATTCGAGCTCGAAAAGATTTTCAATTGA
- a CDS encoding nucleotidyltransferase family protein — protein sequence MKKEEILKTLRDNMGEIRKFGVKKIGIFGSAARNELREDSDIDFVVEFEEGKGNMKDFIGLIDFLEALFSRQADILTPCGIESIRISYVKENIKKELEYV from the coding sequence GTGAAAAAAGAAGAAATTTTAAAAACCTTGCGGGACAATATGGGTGAGATAAGAAAGTTTGGAGTTAAGAAAATAGGAATATTTGGTTCTGCTGCCAGAAATGAATTAAGAGAAGATAGCGATATTGATTTTGTTGTCGAGTTTGAAGAAGGCAAGGGAAACATGAAAGATTTCATAGGACTTATTGATTTTCTTGAAGCTTTGTTTAGCAGGCAGGCAGATATACTCACCCCATGTGGGATAGAAAGCATACGAATAAGTTATGTTAAAGAAAATATAAAAAAGGAGCTGGAGTATGTATAA
- a CDS encoding FAD-binding oxidoreductase — protein sequence MEFQPKWIEQAPPAGSYRSIFKWGNPNFFKHPNKRLYRLMKQVFELSDEHFEHPVNPGFEQVKVDIPIKLSSKHIQVFENILGAENVKTDDYSRVKASFGKTMLDLMRLREKKIENLPDAVLFPKDKKDVVEIVKYCNENRIPVYPRGGGSTVTRGTECVNGGVCIDFTKHMNRILKLNETNHTVTVQPGIYGPELERKLNNAPEELNAEHRYTCGHLPQSFEGSTVGGWIVTRGAGQNSTYYGKIEDLVICQEYITPVGEIITKEYPRAALGPSIDQIFIGSEGAYGLLVSATLRIFRYLPENDQRFSFIFPDFHSAIEATKEIMQSQFGVPSVMRLSDPEETDVALKLYGVEDTLIDKMISLRGFKPMKRCLLLGIAQGEKNYAKNVKRNIIKLARKYGAMYTTGFVAKSWEHGRFTDPYLRDDLNDFGIVIDTLECAVAWDQIEYVWENVRRYCKQRPKTIVMSHCSHFYPQGTNLYFIFIGKFENIEEFVEYQSGILDNIVKHGAALSHHHGIGKLFAPWFENCIGKNQLEVMRALKRYFDPNNIMNPGGTLGLDLSDTQKRKIS from the coding sequence ATGGAATTTCAACCCAAATGGATTGAACAGGCACCCCCCGCTGGTTCTTACAGATCGATATTTAAATGGGGAAACCCAAATTTCTTTAAACACCCGAATAAAAGACTTTACAGATTGATGAAACAAGTTTTTGAATTATCTGATGAACACTTTGAGCATCCTGTAAATCCAGGCTTTGAACAGGTAAAAGTCGATATACCGATAAAACTTTCTTCGAAACACATTCAAGTTTTCGAAAATATTCTTGGAGCCGAGAACGTAAAAACAGACGATTACTCCAGAGTAAAGGCAAGTTTTGGGAAAACTATGCTTGATTTGATGAGATTGAGAGAAAAGAAAATAGAAAATCTCCCGGATGCGGTTTTGTTTCCGAAAGATAAAAAAGATGTCGTGGAAATAGTAAAGTATTGCAACGAAAACAGAATACCAGTTTATCCAAGAGGAGGAGGTTCAACAGTAACAAGAGGGACTGAATGTGTAAACGGTGGTGTGTGCATAGATTTTACAAAGCATATGAATCGAATTCTCAAGTTGAATGAAACTAACCACACCGTTACAGTTCAACCGGGTATCTACGGCCCGGAGCTTGAGAGAAAATTGAACAACGCACCTGAAGAACTCAACGCAGAGCATAGATATACCTGCGGTCATCTGCCCCAATCTTTTGAGGGCTCCACCGTTGGTGGGTGGATTGTCACAAGAGGTGCGGGACAAAATTCAACATATTATGGAAAAATTGAGGATCTTGTGATCTGCCAAGAATATATAACCCCGGTAGGAGAAATCATTACAAAAGAATACCCAAGGGCCGCTTTAGGTCCATCAATAGACCAGATCTTCATTGGTAGTGAAGGTGCTTATGGATTACTCGTTTCGGCTACACTCAGAATCTTCAGATATCTTCCAGAAAACGACCAAAGGTTCAGTTTTATCTTTCCAGATTTTCACAGCGCGATAGAAGCAACCAAAGAGATAATGCAATCCCAATTTGGAGTTCCTTCGGTGATGAGATTATCAGATCCTGAAGAAACAGATGTTGCATTGAAACTCTATGGTGTTGAAGATACGTTGATAGACAAAATGATAAGCCTGCGGGGTTTCAAGCCCATGAAAAGATGTTTACTCCTTGGCATAGCGCAGGGAGAGAAAAATTACGCAAAAAACGTCAAAAGAAACATAATAAAACTGGCAAGAAAATACGGTGCGATGTACACCACAGGTTTTGTGGCAAAATCCTGGGAACATGGCAGATTCACAGACCCATACCTCAGAGATGATCTGAACGATTTTGGCATAGTAATAGACACCCTTGAATGTGCCGTGGCATGGGATCAAATTGAATACGTCTGGGAGAACGTCAGAAGATACTGCAAACAAAGGCCAAAAACTATTGTTATGAGCCACTGTTCGCATTTCTACCCTCAGGGAACTAACCTGTATTTCATATTCATAGGAAAATTTGAAAATATCGAGGAATTTGTTGAGTACCAGAGCGGAATACTCGACAATATAGTAAAACACGGCGCGGCGTTGAGTCATCACCATGGAATAGGAAAATTATTTGCACCATGGTTTGAAAACTGTATAGGAAAAAATCAGCTTGAAGTTATGAGAGCTTTAAAAAGATACTTTGATCCCAACAACATTATGAATCCGGGTGGGACACTTGGATTAGACCTGAGCGATACGCAAAAAAGAAAAATATCATAA
- a CDS encoding HepT-like ribonuclease domain-containing protein: MYKRTNKEFLLDMMVACKRMIRYTENMNFENFSKDEKTIDAVIRNVEILGEAVKNMSLEFKEKYPEVKWSMIARTRDKLIHFYFGLDIEVLWKILKDDIPELRQKLEYIMQKEGWQNEI, encoded by the coding sequence ATGTATAAAAGAACGAATAAAGAATTCCTTCTGGATATGATGGTAGCATGTAAAAGAATGATAAGATACACGGAAAATATGAACTTTGAAAACTTTTCTAAAGATGAGAAGACAATAGACGCAGTGATTAGAAATGTAGAAATTCTTGGAGAAGCGGTGAAAAATATGTCTTTAGAATTTAAAGAAAAATATCCAGAAGTCAAATGGAGTATGATCGCCAGAACAAGAGATAAGCTAATACATTTCTACTTTGGATTGGATATAGAAGTACTTTGGAAAATATTAAAGGATGATATACCAGAACTAAGGCAAAAGCTTGAGTATATAATGCAAAAAGAAGGATGGCAAAATGAAATTTGA